One genomic window of Cupriavidus oxalaticus includes the following:
- a CDS encoding gamma-glutamylcyclotransferase family protein translates to MPRVFVYGTLRAGEVNDLNAAARRHGIAAPTLLGTATVSGRLYDFGTYPGLVLDAAAGPVVGDIYDIADALLPVLDEIEEVYPGQATLFVREECAVQQDGKPVACLLYPVAEAAVAALPHIGSGDWVAYRRARDPASP, encoded by the coding sequence TCAACGACCTGAATGCGGCCGCGCGGCGGCACGGCATTGCCGCGCCCACGCTGCTGGGCACGGCGACGGTGTCAGGCCGGCTCTATGACTTCGGCACCTATCCCGGGCTGGTGCTGGATGCGGCGGCCGGGCCGGTTGTCGGGGATATCTACGACATTGCCGATGCACTGCTGCCGGTCCTGGACGAGATCGAAGAGGTGTACCCGGGTCAGGCTACGCTGTTCGTGCGCGAGGAATGCGCGGTGCAGCAGGATGGCAAGCCCGTTGCCTGCCTGCTGTATCCGGTGGCGGAAGCCGCCGTGGCCGCGTTGCCGCATATTGGCAGCGGCGACTGGGTGGCCTACCGCCGCGCGCGCGATCCTGCCAGCCCCTGA